In Allomuricauda ruestringensis DSM 13258, the following proteins share a genomic window:
- the fabD gene encoding ACP S-malonyltransferase: MNAYIFPGQGAQFVGMGLDLYENHSEAQELFEKANEILGFSITDIMFEGAAEDLKQTKVTQPAIFLHSVILSKVLGDTFKPDMVAGHSLGEFSALVANGTLNFEDGLKLVSQRALAMQKACEIQPSTMAAVLGLEDEVVEKICAEVEGIVVPANYNCPGQLVISGEVDAVNIACEKMKEAGARRALLLPVGGAFHSPLMEPAREELAAAIESTEFKIPTCPIYQNVTTTAVSDAEEIKKNLILQLTAPVKWTQSVQQMVKDGATSFVEVGPGKVLQGLVKKIHREAETTSATVS; the protein is encoded by the coding sequence ATGAACGCATATATTTTTCCAGGACAGGGGGCACAATTTGTAGGTATGGGCTTGGACCTCTACGAAAACCATTCCGAAGCACAGGAACTTTTTGAAAAAGCCAACGAAATTCTTGGGTTTTCCATAACCGATATCATGTTCGAGGGCGCTGCCGAAGATTTAAAGCAGACCAAGGTGACCCAGCCTGCTATCTTTTTGCACTCCGTGATTTTGAGCAAGGTGTTGGGGGATACCTTTAAACCCGATATGGTTGCTGGTCACTCTTTGGGGGAATTCTCCGCATTGGTGGCCAATGGAACATTAAATTTTGAAGATGGCCTAAAATTGGTTTCACAACGTGCCCTTGCCATGCAAAAAGCCTGTGAAATTCAACCCAGTACCATGGCCGCTGTTTTGGGCTTGGAAGATGAGGTAGTGGAAAAGATTTGTGCCGAAGTGGAAGGCATTGTGGTTCCCGCCAACTATAATTGCCCAGGACAATTGGTAATTTCTGGTGAGGTGGATGCCGTAAACATCGCCTGTGAAAAAATGAAGGAAGCTGGAGCAAGAAGAGCCTTGTTGTTGCCCGTGGGAGGAGCATTTCATTCCCCTTTAATGGAGCCTGCCAGGGAAGAATTGGCAGCAGCGATTGAATCTACGGAATTCAAAATACCTACTTGCCCTATTTATCAAAATGTAACGACTACGGCCGTGTCCGATGCCGAAGAAATCAAGAAGAATTTAATACTACAATTAACTGCTCCCGTAAAGTGGACGCAAAGCGTGCAACAAATGGTGAAAGATGGAGCCACATCCTTTGTGGAAGTAGGGCCGGGCAAGGTGTTGCAAGGCTTGGTGAAAAAAATCCACCGCGAGGCCGAAACCACTTCTGCGACAGTTTCGTAG